Proteins encoded within one genomic window of Megalopta genalis isolate 19385.01 chromosome 10, iyMegGena1_principal, whole genome shotgun sequence:
- the Daxx gene encoding daxx-like protein isoform X1, whose product MENREIICISSDDEDTEQSGSNGRQPVIKQLKNNFIRPIKTEITPNESGEIAVCGQKRRLSQIDDDSGKGPTKILREEDVKEPNIEEGATSSGETNVCQSKADIVVKPKLVIKETRPFSHMQQDIFPMFISLCLQKDRSDDMKVITNKLKRRYEQLDQVYANSEAFINFINEKRNHIMKNKNQLYTHIVDVNNEMKRMCSGKSSLLSNNKNCIPTTQKLHDDNFELPSSDNLHTNNIDNAGVNENNVANDEEESEKSTTQKKVKLILKTMKKCELYIKKLEETEVNFDDEDNSNYMQLEKYKHRMVDLYNKYCQYTGENIDAGRQYLRPKHLSTTGIQTVDHAITNFINSKVSKLRNLKKIGTFVNAVIFPDYKDILDCVKRCNESNNLGLDVKQQQRIAKKAFIELGEYLQRSRRNDYWDTFSLFLENQEDDPATKDLELHQKLLQNKKEGEQRLTNVFNEFVKKQEDIRDGVIDAKTSSSEEDEEESAENDEEDNNNDEDEDISLDVGSLSIDKSKSSSESEMEEDDKEEEEEEEEKEKEKEKEMETEMETETEMEMEVKEQEEKQEENKEEKEETESDGNKVLTIKNDANDKVDVENPTATEINEDRETNADKLKDTDDDSDAKARNPSDVANIPKCTPESESGGTEGNDGTKISNDSVDVVSSVTLDVPIDRTKEDEANNKTEESTDNKPSEQEKPLLRVRSFARHPTTWKDGTEKAKESSTERKLENKRPALAVNNNVVDLTLDTSDEKVTVVNSANAASKSKIALAKKDKIKKILIPAGSSIIKVQNVPKRYGILNSQGFVPNGVTASQNGQIVVSQQNVLALAKKPTIISFVRKPVDQAENTVLKLQVRQNSEKNVQIQPKTASSVVTRNQMI is encoded by the exons ATGGAGAATCGTGAGATCATCTGTATTTCATCGGATGATGAAGATACAGAACAG AGTGGATCGAATGGAAGACAACCTGTTATTAAACagcttaaaaataatttcattagACCTATAAAAACAGAAATTACTCCGAACGAAAGCGGTGAAATAGCTGTCTGTGGACAAAAAAGAAGATTGTCGCAAATAGACGACGACAGTGGCAAAGGTCCTACGAAAATCTTACGAGAAGAAGATGTAAAAGAACCTAACATAGAAGAGGGTGCTACGTCTAGCGGAGAGACAAACGTGTGTCAGAGCAAAGCAGATATCGTAGTAAAACCAAAATTAGTAATTAAAGAGACAAGACCGTTTTCGCATATGCAACAAGATATATTTCCTATGTTCATCAGTTTATGCTTACAAAAAGATCGCTCGGATGATATGAAAGTTATTACTAACAAATTAAAGAGAAGATACGAGCAGTTAGACCAGGTATACGCTAACTCGGAagcttttattaattttataaatgaaaaaaggaatcacattatgaaaaataaaaatcagtTATATACACACATAGTCGATGTAAATAATGAAATGAAGAGGATGTGCAGCGGAAAATCATCTTTATTatcgaataataaaaattgtattcctACGACGCAGAAGCTGCATGACGATAATTTTGAGTTACCTAGTTCGGACAATTTGCATACGAATAACATCGATAACGCGGGAGTAAATGAAAATAATGTCGCCAACGACGAAGAGGAATCTGAGAAAAGTACTACACAGAAAAAGGTCAAATTGATACTAAAAACTATGAAGAAATGTGAGTTGTACATAAAAAAGTTAGAAGAAACAGAAGTAAACTTCGACGATGAAGACAACAGCAATTATATGCAATTAGAAAAATACAAGCATCGAATGGTAGACCTTTATAATAAGTACTGTCAATACACTGGTGAGAATATCGATGCAGGACGACAATACTTACGGCCGAAACACTTGAGTACAACTGGAATTCAGACTGTAGACCATGCAATTACAAACTTTATTAACTCTAAAGTATCTAAACTGCGTAATCTTAAAAAAATTGGTACATTCGTGAATGCAGTGATATTCCCAGATTACAAAGATATTTTAGACTGCGTAAAGAGGTGTAACGAATCAAACAATTTGGGACTGGACGTTAAACAACAGCAGCGTATTG CTAAAAAGGCGTTCATTGAGTTGGGAGAATATTTACAACGTTCTCGTCGAAACGATTACTGGGATACATTTTCCTTGTTTCTTGAAAACCAGGAAGACGATCCAGCTACGAAGGACCTTGAGTTGCATCAAAAACTGTTACAGAACAAAAAGGAGGGTGAACAGCGTTTGACAAATGTATTTAACGAATTTGTAAAGAAACAGGAAGACATTAGAGACGGTGTTATAGATGCTAAAACGTCGTCGAGCGAAGAAGACGAAGAGGAGAGCGCAGAGAACGATGAAGAAGATAATAACAATGACGAAGATGAGGATATTAGTTTAGATGTAGGAAGTTTGAGTATAGATAAAAGTAAAAGTAGTTCGGAGAGCGAAATGGAGGAGGATGacaaggaggaggaggaggaggaggaggagaaggagaaggagaaggagaaggagaTGGAGACGGAGATGGAGACGGAGACGGAGATGGAGATGGAGGTAAAGGAACAAGAAGAAAAGCAAGAAGAAAACaaggaagagaaagaagaaacggAATCGGATGGAAACAAAGTATTAACGATAAAAAACGATGCGAATGACAAAGTCGACGTTGAAAATCCTACAGCAACAGAGATAAACGAAGATCGTGAAACGAACGCCGATAAATTGAAAGACACTGACGATGATAGCGATGCGaaagcaagaaatccaagcgatgttGCAAACATTCCTAAGTGTACGCCCGAGTCTGAATCAGGAGGAACGGAAGGAAACGATGGAACGAAAATATCCAACGACTCGGTTGACGTAGTATCGTCTGTGACGTTAGATGTCCCAATTGATAGAACAAAAG AGGATGAAGCTAATAATAAGACCGAAGAATCGACGGATAATAAACCGTCAGAACAGGAAAAACCATTGTTGCGAGTACGTTCGTTTGCAAGACATCCCACCACGTGGAAAGACGGAACTGAGAAAGCGAAGGAATCGAGTACGGAGAGAAAGTTGGAAAATAAGAGGCCGGCTTTAGCGGTGAACAACAATGTCGTGGATCTTACGTTGGACACATCGGATGAAAAGGTCACGGTAGTCAACAGTGCGAATGCTGCAAGTAAATCCAAAATAGCGCTAGctaaaaaagataaaataaagaAGATATTGATACCGGCAGGTTCAAGTATAATCAAAGTGCAAAATGTCCCGAAACGTTATGGGATATTGAACTCTCAAGGATTTGTTCCAAATGGCGTAACGGCATCGCAGAACGGGCAAATAGTGGTGTCTCAGCAAAATGTACTGGCTTTGGCTAAAAAACCCACGATAATATCGTTCGTAAGGAAACCCGTCGACCAAGCGGAAAATACTGTTTTAAAACTTCAAGTAAGACAGAACAGtgagaaaaatgtacaaattcaACCTAAAACCGCTTCATCGGTTGTCACGCgcaaccaaatgatttag
- the Daxx gene encoding daxx-like protein isoform X2, with protein sequence MENREIICISSDDEDTEQSGSNGRQPVIKQLKNNFIRPIKTEITPNESGEIAVCGQKRRLSQIDDDSGKGPTKILREEDVKEPNIEEGATSSGETNVCQSKADIVVKPKLVIKETRPFSHMQQDIFPMFISLCLQKDRSDDMKVITNKLKRRYEQLDQVYANSEAFINFINEKRNHIMKNKNQLYTHIVDVNNEMKRMCSGKSSLLSNNKNCIPTTQKLHDDNFELPSSDNLHTNNIDNAGVNENNVANDEEESEKSTTQKKVKLILKTMKKCELYIKKLEETEVNFDDEDNSNYMQLEKYKHRMVDLYNKYCQYTGENIDAGRQYLRPKHLSTTGIQTVDHAITNFINSKVSKLRNLKKIGTFVNAVIFPDYKDILDCVKRCNESNNLGLDVKQQQRIAKKAFIELGEYLQRSRRNDYWDTFSLFLENQEDDPATKDLELHQKLLQNKKEGEQRLTNVFNEFVKKQEDIRDGVIDAKTSSSEEDEEESAENDEEDNNNDEDEDISLDVGSLSIDKSKSSSESEMEEDDKEEEEEEEEKEKEKEKEMETEMETETEMEMEVKEQEEKQEENKEEKEETESDGNKVLTIKNDANDKVDVENPTATEINEDRETNADKLKDTDDDSDAKARNPSDVANIPKCTPESESGGTEGNDGTKISNDSVDVVSSVTLDVPIDRTKEDEANNKTEESTDNKPSEQEKPLLRVRSFARHPTTWKDGTEKAKESSTERKLENKRPALAVNNNVVDLTLDTSDEKVQV encoded by the exons ATGGAGAATCGTGAGATCATCTGTATTTCATCGGATGATGAAGATACAGAACAG AGTGGATCGAATGGAAGACAACCTGTTATTAAACagcttaaaaataatttcattagACCTATAAAAACAGAAATTACTCCGAACGAAAGCGGTGAAATAGCTGTCTGTGGACAAAAAAGAAGATTGTCGCAAATAGACGACGACAGTGGCAAAGGTCCTACGAAAATCTTACGAGAAGAAGATGTAAAAGAACCTAACATAGAAGAGGGTGCTACGTCTAGCGGAGAGACAAACGTGTGTCAGAGCAAAGCAGATATCGTAGTAAAACCAAAATTAGTAATTAAAGAGACAAGACCGTTTTCGCATATGCAACAAGATATATTTCCTATGTTCATCAGTTTATGCTTACAAAAAGATCGCTCGGATGATATGAAAGTTATTACTAACAAATTAAAGAGAAGATACGAGCAGTTAGACCAGGTATACGCTAACTCGGAagcttttattaattttataaatgaaaaaaggaatcacattatgaaaaataaaaatcagtTATATACACACATAGTCGATGTAAATAATGAAATGAAGAGGATGTGCAGCGGAAAATCATCTTTATTatcgaataataaaaattgtattcctACGACGCAGAAGCTGCATGACGATAATTTTGAGTTACCTAGTTCGGACAATTTGCATACGAATAACATCGATAACGCGGGAGTAAATGAAAATAATGTCGCCAACGACGAAGAGGAATCTGAGAAAAGTACTACACAGAAAAAGGTCAAATTGATACTAAAAACTATGAAGAAATGTGAGTTGTACATAAAAAAGTTAGAAGAAACAGAAGTAAACTTCGACGATGAAGACAACAGCAATTATATGCAATTAGAAAAATACAAGCATCGAATGGTAGACCTTTATAATAAGTACTGTCAATACACTGGTGAGAATATCGATGCAGGACGACAATACTTACGGCCGAAACACTTGAGTACAACTGGAATTCAGACTGTAGACCATGCAATTACAAACTTTATTAACTCTAAAGTATCTAAACTGCGTAATCTTAAAAAAATTGGTACATTCGTGAATGCAGTGATATTCCCAGATTACAAAGATATTTTAGACTGCGTAAAGAGGTGTAACGAATCAAACAATTTGGGACTGGACGTTAAACAACAGCAGCGTATTG CTAAAAAGGCGTTCATTGAGTTGGGAGAATATTTACAACGTTCTCGTCGAAACGATTACTGGGATACATTTTCCTTGTTTCTTGAAAACCAGGAAGACGATCCAGCTACGAAGGACCTTGAGTTGCATCAAAAACTGTTACAGAACAAAAAGGAGGGTGAACAGCGTTTGACAAATGTATTTAACGAATTTGTAAAGAAACAGGAAGACATTAGAGACGGTGTTATAGATGCTAAAACGTCGTCGAGCGAAGAAGACGAAGAGGAGAGCGCAGAGAACGATGAAGAAGATAATAACAATGACGAAGATGAGGATATTAGTTTAGATGTAGGAAGTTTGAGTATAGATAAAAGTAAAAGTAGTTCGGAGAGCGAAATGGAGGAGGATGacaaggaggaggaggaggaggaggaggagaaggagaaggagaaggagaaggagaTGGAGACGGAGATGGAGACGGAGACGGAGATGGAGATGGAGGTAAAGGAACAAGAAGAAAAGCAAGAAGAAAACaaggaagagaaagaagaaacggAATCGGATGGAAACAAAGTATTAACGATAAAAAACGATGCGAATGACAAAGTCGACGTTGAAAATCCTACAGCAACAGAGATAAACGAAGATCGTGAAACGAACGCCGATAAATTGAAAGACACTGACGATGATAGCGATGCGaaagcaagaaatccaagcgatgttGCAAACATTCCTAAGTGTACGCCCGAGTCTGAATCAGGAGGAACGGAAGGAAACGATGGAACGAAAATATCCAACGACTCGGTTGACGTAGTATCGTCTGTGACGTTAGATGTCCCAATTGATAGAACAAAAG AGGATGAAGCTAATAATAAGACCGAAGAATCGACGGATAATAAACCGTCAGAACAGGAAAAACCATTGTTGCGAGTACGTTCGTTTGCAAGACATCCCACCACGTGGAAAGACGGAACTGAGAAAGCGAAGGAATCGAGTACGGAGAGAAAGTTGGAAAATAAGAGGCCGGCTTTAGCGGTGAACAACAATGTCGTGGATCTTACGTTGGACACATCGGATGAAAAG GTTCAAGTATAA